The Kribbella sp. HUAS MG21 genome includes the window TCGCCGACGTCCTGCTGCCGGACGGGCAGACCTGGGTGGCGCTCGACGACGGCCGGATCGTCGCGGTCCTCACCCTCGACGGCGACGACCTCGACCAGTTGTACGTCGTACCGGACGCGGCCGGACACGGCATCGGCTCGACGCTCGTCGACCTCGCGAAGGATCTGCGGCCGGGAGGCCTGGCGTTGTGGACCTTCCAGAGCAACACGCGCGCGCAGGCCTTCTACCGGCGGCACGGGTTCGCGGAAGTACGCCGTACTGACGGCTCGGGCAACGAGGAACACGCGCCCGACGTCCGGATGGTCTGGGGCAACCATCCCGAATCGGAACCGGTCTAGAACCCGACCGGACTTCTTGGCGCAACCTCGCGGAACCGAGGCCGGAAACCGCCGATCCGTGGATTAGGGTCGAGCTCGTGAGACGGAGTGTTGATGAGCATCTCGAGGTCGTACTCGGACGGGTGACGGCCCTGCCGGCGTTCGACCAGCCATTGATGGACGCGGTCGGGCTGGTGCTCTGCGAGGACATCGTCTCGGGGGTGAGCCTGCCCGGGTTCGACAACTCGGCGATGGACGGGTACGCCGTGCAGGCCCGGGACCTGGCCGGCGCCTCGGACGAGAACCCGATCGGCCTGCCGGTGGTCGGGGAGTTCCGGGCCGGGCGCAGCGAGCCGATCGTGGTCACCCCCGGGACGTGCGTGAGGATCATGACCGGTGCGCCGATGCCGCGCGGGGCGGACAGTGTGGTGCCGGTCGAGTGGACCGACGGCGGGACGGTCACCGTCCGCATCACGCAGCAGCCGCAGGTCGGCGCCTCCGTGCGGCGCGCGGGGGAGGACGTGACGGCCGGAGCGCAGGTGCTCGACCGGGACACCGTCCTCGGCCCGCGACAGATCGCCGTACTGGCAGCGGTCGGGCGGGCGCGGGTGAAGGCGCGCCCGCGACCGCGGGTGGTGGTGATCTCGACCGGGGCCGAGCTGCGGGAGCCGGGCAGCCGGCTCGGCGAGGGGCAGATCTACGACTCGAACAGTTACACCCTGGCCGCCGCGGCCCGCGACGCCGGTGCGGTGGTGTATCGCGTGGGCATCGTCGACGACGACCCGAAGCGGATCATGGACACGTTGTCCGACCAGTTGGTGCGGGCCGACCTGGTGATCACGACCGGCGGCGTCAGCATGGGCGCCTACGACATCGTGAAGGAGGAGCTCTCCAAGCTCGGCACCGTGGACTTCCCGCAGGTCGCGATGCAGCCGGGCAAGCCGCAGGGGTTCGGTGTGGTCGGTGAAGACGAGGTGCCGATCTTCACGCTGCCGGGCAACCCGGTGTCGGCATACATCTCGTTCGAGGTATTCGTCCGGCCGGCGCTGCGCAAGATGATGGGCCAGATGCCGTACCGGCGGGCGCTGGTGCCTGGCGTGACGCTGGACGGGTTCAACTCGCCCGCGGGCAAGCGGCAGTTCGTCCGCGCTGCGGCCACCGCGGGCGACGAGGGCTGGATGGCCAGTACAGTCGGCGGGCACGGCTCGCACCTGCTCGGCGGGCTGAGCCGCGCGAACGCACTGATCGTGGTGCCCGAGGACGTGACGTCGGTCCGGGCCGGCGATCAGATCGAGCTGATGCTGCTGGACGAGGAGACCGGATGACGGAAGACCCCGGCGCGACGACCACCGGTTCCGGTACGCCGGGAGCCGGTGGGCTGACGCACGTCGACGAGACCGGCGCCGCGCGGATGGTGGACGTGTCCGCGAAGGACACCAGCGTCCGGCGGGCCGTTGCCAGCGGCAAGGTTCTCGTCTCGGCCGAGGTGGTGACGGCGCTGCGCGGCGACGGCGTGCCGAAGGGCGACGCGCTCGGGGTCGCGCGGATCGCCGGGATCATGGGCGCGAAGCGGACGCCGGACCTGGTCCCGCTGTGCCACCCGATCGCGATCACCGGCGCCAAGGTCGACCTCGAGGTCGCGGACGACGCCGTCCTGATTCGTGCGCAGGTGAAGACCACCGACCGCACCGGTGTCGAGATGGAAGCCCTCACCGCGGTGGCGGTCGCGGGCCTGGCCGTCATCGACATGGTCAAGGCGCTGGATCCCGCGGCGGTGCTGTCCGACGTCCGGGTGGAGCTCAAAGAAGGCGGCAAGACCGGGCACTGGGAGCGGCCGTGAGAGCTCTCGTCGTCAGCGTCTCCAACCGGGCGGCCGCCGGCGTCTACACCGACACCACCGGTCCGTTGATCGCGTCGCGGTTGGCGGAGTGGGGCTTCGACGTGTCGGGGCCGGACGTCGTACCGGACGGTGCGCCGGTGGGCGAGGCGTTGCGCGCGGCGGTCGAGGCGTCGTACGACGTCGTGCTGACGACAGGCGGTACCGGGATCTCGCCGACCGACGAGACCCCTGAGCAGACGGCGGCCGTGCTGACGAAGGTGCTGCCGGGCATCGCCGAAGCCATCAGGGCGTACGGCGTCGCGAACGGCGTACCGACGGCTGTGCTCTCGCGTGGGCTAGCGGGCGTCGCGGGTACGACGGTCATCGTCAACCTGCCCGGTTCGCGGGGCGGAGTGAAGGACGGCCTCGCCGTACTGGAACCGTTGCTGCGGCACGCGGTCGAGCAGGTGCACGGCGGCGACCATGTGCGGACGGACACCGACTGATGGCCGTCGTGCATTGGCCGGTCGAGCTGAAGCACGGACAGGTCGGACTCCGGCCGTTGCGCGCCGGAGACGGTGCCGAATGGGCCGCCGCGCGGCAGCGCAACGTCAGTTGGCTGCGGCCGTGGGACGCGACCCAACCGCCCGGCGCTGAGGACGGCGCCCGCACGTTCCGCGCGATGGCCCGCGACTGGAACCGGCAGGCGCGGTACGGACGGATGCTGCCGTTCGTCATCACGTACGGCGGTGCGGCGGGCGCCGGCGCGCGCGCGAAATGGCCGCTCGTCGGACAGCTCACGGTGTCCGGGATCACCTACGGATCGGCCCGCTGGGCGAACCTCGGCTACTGGGTCGACGAGCAGTACGCCGGCCGCGGCATCGTGCCGACCGCGGTCGCGATGGCCGCCGACCACTGCTGGTTCACCCTCGGCCTGCATAGGATCGAAGTGGCGATCCGCCCCGAGAACAAGGCAAGTCTGCGGGTCGTGGAGAAGCTCGGCTTCCGGTACGAAGGCGAGCGGCCGCGGTTCCTGCACATCGACGGCGACTGGCGCGATCACCGCATCTTCGCGCTCAACGCCGAAGAGGTCGGACCCGGTCTCGTATCCAGACTGCAATGACTACGCTGCGTGCTATTCACATCAGTCACACGAGTCTTCTTGCGACACACCGTCTCACGTACCCCATCTGGCCCCCGCCGCGCCTTAGCGTCATCGCATGGGGACGACAGGGCTGATCTATGTGGCGATTGTCGCCGCGTGGGCCGCCTACCTCGTCCCGATGTGGCTGAAGCGGGGCGACGAAGCGCGGCGCAAGCCGGTCGTGCCGTCGTCCGACGAGGCGCGCGTCCTGTCCCGCGACCCGTCCCGGCCGCGGTACGTCGTACGCCCGGCCGGATCGACCGCGGCCGACGACCCGTCGCCGCCCAAGCGGTACGTTCCCAACCGAGCCCGCCGGGTGGCCGCGATGCGCCGCCGGCGGGTGCTGTCGATCCTGACCCTTTCGCTGCTGTCCGTCGTCGCGCTCGCCGGCCTGGCAATAGTGCCGTGGTGGTCGGTCGCGGTGCCGGGCTCGCTGATCGTCGCGTTCGTCGTACTCACCCGGGTGCAGCTGCGGCGCCAGGCGCGTGCCCGCGCCCAGGCCGCCGCGCAACGCCGTACCCGCGCCCAGGCCCGGCACGATCGCGGACCAGCTGGGAAGCCTGCGCCGTCACCTGACGACGAGATGACGATCGAGGTCAAGCTCCCCGCGGAGCCCGCGCCGAAGCCCGAGGTCAAGCAGCCGTCCGAGGGTCTGTGGGACCCGGTGCCGGTCACGCTTCCGACGTACGTCATGAAGGAGAAGGCACCCGACCGCACGGTCCGGACCATCTCGCTCACCGACGACGAAGTGTTCTCCAGCGCCCGTACGACGGACCCCGCCGACAAGCCCGCCGTCGCCGAGACCGTCGCCCCGAAGGCCGACGAACAGCCCGAGGTGAAGCGCGCCGTCGGTGACTGATATCCAGTTTTAGTTCGCGGGCCTCTACGTGTTAGAGTTTCGCGGTCGCCAGGGAAACCAGGTGACCAGCTCGGGGCTGTGGCGCAGTTGGTAGCGCGCTTCGTTCGCAACGAAGAGGCCAGGGGTTCGAATCCCCTCAGCTCCACGAAGGCGATGGGCGGCTCGTGCCTGCGGAAAGCGCAGGCCGGGTCGCCTTCGTCGTGTTGTGCGGCTGCGCTTCGCTTGCCGCAAGCGGGGGCTCCGCCACCCGCACCCCCTTTGCCTTCGCTTCGCTCGGCTGCTGTGGCTGGGTTGGTCTGTCGGGCTCGCCTGCTGTGGCTGGGGTGGGTTGTTAGGTGAGGGCTGTGGTTGCGGTTCTTAGGTCTTCTAGTGCCTTGAGGGTGTGTGGTGCTAGGTCTGTGTCGTCGTTCGTTGATGTCCAGGTTGCGTAGCCTTGTTTGAAGGCTAGGACGCCTAGTTCGGCTGCCAGGTGGGCGATGGGGGTGGGGACGCCTCTGGCTTCCAGTGCTTCGGTCATGGATTTGGCTAGGCCTACTGATTTGAGGGCGTCGCGTTCTTGGAGTTCTGTGCTGGCGGCTATGGCTGCTTTGAGGCGCGGGGCCAGTTTGCGGTTCAGGGGGCCCATGGTGTTGGCGGCGCGTTCCAGGCCGGCTGCTACTGCTTCCAGGGGCGTGGCGGTGGTGGGGGCCTCGGTGATGCCTTCGGTGAGGAGGCGGCTGAGGGTTTCTTGGCCTGCTACCAGGAGTTCGCGTTTGTCGGGGAAGTGGCGGAAGAACGTGCTCTTGGTGACGCCGGCGCGTTCGGCGATCTGGGCGACCGTGGTGGCGTCGTAGCCCTGGTCGGCGAACAGGTCCACCGCGGCCAGGACGAGGCGGTCGCGGGCGCCGGGTTGCCATCGTGCCATGGGGGCATTCTAGGTGATGGGACCTTTGTCCCGTCAGTGCTACGGTGATGGGACAAAGGTCTCATCACTGAGGAGTGTCTTATGCAGGTCTTCGTTACAGGTGGTACGGGGCTGATCGGCGCGGCCGTCGTACGGGAGTTGCTCGATCACGGTCACGCTGTGCTGGGGCTCGCGCGGTCCGGCTCGTCCGAGGCGGCGTTGCGGCGTGCGGGTGCGGAGACGGTGCGGGGTGGGCTGGCTGATCTCGACGTACTGCGGGGTGCCGCGGGCAAGGTGGACGGGGTGATTCATCTTGCCTTCAGCAACGACTTCAGCAGTCCGGAGGCGCTGGCGGCGGGGGTTGCCGAGGAGGGTGCGGCGCTTGCGGCGATGGGGGAGGAATTGGTGGGCAGTGATCGTCCGCTCGTGACAGTGTCGGGTACGCCGTGGGTTCCGGGGCGTGCGTCCACCGAGGCCGATCCGCTGCCGACCGACGGGCCGGT containing:
- a CDS encoding GNAT family N-acetyltransferase, whose protein sequence is MLDDLLIRPLEPYDTDEAAAVWWQSRHADGAQLPPAIHTAEQVAAWFADVLLPDGQTWVALDDGRIVAVLTLDGDDLDQLYVVPDAAGHGIGSTLVDLAKDLRPGGLALWTFQSNTRAQAFYRRHGFAEVRRTDGSGNEEHAPDVRMVWGNHPESEPV
- the glp gene encoding gephyrin-like molybdotransferase Glp, translating into MRRSVDEHLEVVLGRVTALPAFDQPLMDAVGLVLCEDIVSGVSLPGFDNSAMDGYAVQARDLAGASDENPIGLPVVGEFRAGRSEPIVVTPGTCVRIMTGAPMPRGADSVVPVEWTDGGTVTVRITQQPQVGASVRRAGEDVTAGAQVLDRDTVLGPRQIAVLAAVGRARVKARPRPRVVVISTGAELREPGSRLGEGQIYDSNSYTLAAAARDAGAVVYRVGIVDDDPKRIMDTLSDQLVRADLVITTGGVSMGAYDIVKEELSKLGTVDFPQVAMQPGKPQGFGVVGEDEVPIFTLPGNPVSAYISFEVFVRPALRKMMGQMPYRRALVPGVTLDGFNSPAGKRQFVRAAATAGDEGWMASTVGGHGSHLLGGLSRANALIVVPEDVTSVRAGDQIELMLLDEETG
- the moaC gene encoding cyclic pyranopterin monophosphate synthase MoaC, with the translated sequence MTEDPGATTTGSGTPGAGGLTHVDETGAARMVDVSAKDTSVRRAVASGKVLVSAEVVTALRGDGVPKGDALGVARIAGIMGAKRTPDLVPLCHPIAITGAKVDLEVADDAVLIRAQVKTTDRTGVEMEALTAVAVAGLAVIDMVKALDPAAVLSDVRVELKEGGKTGHWERP
- a CDS encoding MogA/MoaB family molybdenum cofactor biosynthesis protein; amino-acid sequence: MRALVVSVSNRAAAGVYTDTTGPLIASRLAEWGFDVSGPDVVPDGAPVGEALRAAVEASYDVVLTTGGTGISPTDETPEQTAAVLTKVLPGIAEAIRAYGVANGVPTAVLSRGLAGVAGTTVIVNLPGSRGGVKDGLAVLEPLLRHAVEQVHGGDHVRTDTD
- a CDS encoding GNAT family protein — protein: MAVVHWPVELKHGQVGLRPLRAGDGAEWAAARQRNVSWLRPWDATQPPGAEDGARTFRAMARDWNRQARYGRMLPFVITYGGAAGAGARAKWPLVGQLTVSGITYGSARWANLGYWVDEQYAGRGIVPTAVAMAADHCWFTLGLHRIEVAIRPENKASLRVVEKLGFRYEGERPRFLHIDGDWRDHRIFALNAEEVGPGLVSRLQ
- a CDS encoding helix-turn-helix domain-containing protein, yielding MARWQPGARDRLVLAAVDLFADQGYDATTVAQIAERAGVTKSTFFRHFPDKRELLVAGQETLSRLLTEGITEAPTTATPLEAVAAGLERAANTMGPLNRKLAPRLKAAIAASTELQERDALKSVGLAKSMTEALEARGVPTPIAHLAAELGVLAFKQGYATWTSTNDDTDLAPHTLKALEDLRTATTALT